The DNA sequence GGAACTGAATTACGCCATCAAAGGGGCGACCTTCGGGGAAGATGCCTATCGGTTCCGCATGGTGGCCCGACCGGAGTACAAGCGGTACTATGATATGATTATGGACGATATGCTCAGCCGGGGCTACAGTCTGCTGTCACAAAGTTTCAATGACAAGTACAAGGATGAAATCAACGACCTGTTTGCCATCGTGACGGACACCGGCGAGCGCGGCCTGTCCGGCCAGGATTACGAAAAGAAGGTTCACGAATTCACGGATTATCGAACTTACCTGACCTTTGACCTGGAGGTTGAGGGCAAGGACGGAACAATTCAGCGCCTGTCGCGAACCTTGGGGAAAAAGTCCGGCGGTGAGACTCAGACGCCGTTCTATATTGCCGTGCTGGCATCCTTTGCTCAGCTGTATCGATCCGGTCGGGAAAAAACAAATTCCACCATCCGGCTCATCATGTTTGACGAAGCGTTCTCCAAAATGGACGGTGAACGAATTATCCAGAGCATTCAGCTGCTGCGCCGGTTCAATTTCCAGGTGATCCTGTCCGCCCCGCCGGACAAAGTGGCGGACATTGCCACACTGGTTGACCGCAACCTGTGCGTGTATCGCAGAGGGCATGTCACCACCGTTCAGTCCTTTGATCCCCGTCATATGGAGGTAGTATATGAAGAGCTCGATTGAGCAGCGAATCGTAAACGGTCTCCTCGACCGGCTGGAGAAAAGCAGTGCCTATCGAAGCGGAACGACATCCAGTCGAAGGATTCTCCTGAAATTTTATGACGGCGGAATCACCGACTTTCCGGAGTATGACATCGAGCAGACCGAGGTCCGGATTCAGATCAATCGGGCGGTGACTGCACTGGCCAGACAGGGGTTGATCCATTTCAGCTGGATGAGGGGAGAGGAGAACCATATTCTGGCAAAGGTCTGGCTGGAGCCGGAACGGCTGGATGAAGCCTATGCTTTGTGCCGACGCACGCCCAAAAAAGATATCTTACTCCAGGTGTCCCTGGATTTGCTTGAACTGGAGCAGGTTTCCACCTCATCAGACTGGGCTCGGGAATACTGCCAGGATTCCCTGACGGTTATCGAACAGAAAGGCCGCGTGCCGCAAATTGTGCCGGAGGACGCTCAGGATCGGCAGGATCTGTTTGCCGTTATCAAAGGCCTGGCAGGCCTGGGGGCCGATGAAATGACACAGCGGGTTTTCTCTGTCAAAATTCTGGGGGACTCCAAGCGGTTTGAAACGAATGTCCGATCCCGTCTGGTTCGGGTGCTGCGGCAATATCTGGAGCATGACGAGGACGCCCGGGAGGAGGATCTGCTGCGGCAGGTGGGGCTTGTCCGCTACCCGGAGCAGTTTGAGTTCTGCGGCGGACTGACATGGATCAGCGGCTCGCAGCGGGTGGACTTTGGTGGGCTCAAGGCAGGTACCAGTTTGTCCGCGGAAGATCTAAAAACAGGTTCTTTGGAACTTCAGCCTCAGATCCGTCGGATCCTCAGCATCGAGAATCGGGCCAATTACTTCAGCTATCTCCGGGACTCCAAGAGACCGGTGGAACTGGTCATTTACCATGGCGGCGTCTACAGTCCGGCGCGAAAGCTGTTTTTCCAGGCAGTTTGCCAGGCCATGTCAAAGAATCACCCGGACTCGGCTCAGGTTGAGTGGCTGCACTGGGGAGACATTGATTATGGCGGTTTTACCATGCTGGCTCGACTGCGCCGGGAAATCAACCCCGGAATTCAGCCGTATCGCATGAGTCTGGAAGAGCTGCAGCGATTCGAGACGCTGGCTCAGACAACCACCAAAGAATATGCCGCAAAACTGCAATCATTGCGGGAGCGACCAGAGTTGACCGATTGCAAGGACTGCATTGAATACCTGGCGGCCTACAGAATTCGTCTGGAACAGGAAAATCAGCTCATGGATCCAATGGAATAATTTCTCGTAAAGCACTTTCTGATCGTCTCGGGGAGTGCTTTTTCGATCACTTCGGAATTCTCTGCCTGAATCTGCCGCTGCTTTCTTCCCCTCGAATTCTCCCGTTCAGTTTTCTCCCGTTCAATTCTCTCCCGTCGATTCTCTCTGGAACAGCTTCTCCACAGTACAGACTTCAGGGAATCTTTTTCTCATAAGCTGCCTCAAGTCAAAAATTGGGCGGGGAGCCATCTTTGAGTGGCCCTGATTCTAACGATCCTCAGAGGCGGGGAATATTTTCTGATATTTCGAAAGCGGGGTTGCAATTAGTGTCATAGTGTATTACTATGATAGTACACTATGACGAGAGGAAGGGATCATGTCCATGTTTCAATTTCTAGATGGAATTCCCATTTACCAGCAGATCGCTGGTGAATTGAAGCGACGTCTGATTTGCGGTCAGCTCGTTCCGGGCGCCAAACTGCCGTCAGTTCGAGAAATCGCGGAAGAATTCAAGGTCAATCCCAATACAGTCCAGCGGGTTTACATGGAGCTGGAAAAGGAGGGTCTGACTTACACCGAACGGGGAGTCGGAACGTTTCTCCGAGAGGATTCTTTCATGGTGGATCGGTTGAAGCAGGAAGAAGCCGTCAAGCTTCGCGCCAGGTTCATCACCGAGGCGAAAAAGCTGGGTCTGGGCCTGGATGAGGTCATCCGGGATATTAAGCAAGAATGGATTGGGGGAGAAAAAAATGATTAACATTTCGAATGTGACAAAACGCTACCAGAGGACGCCGGCCCTGGTGGACGCAACGCTGACACTGGCGCCGGGCAAAGTCATCGGCCTGCTCGGTCCCAATGGATCGGGCAAAACGACACTGCTGCGCATTTTGACCGGAGAACTGCGGGCGGACGGCGGAACCATTGAACTGGATGGCCAGCCGCTGTCGCATCAAAGCAAGGCCAGAATATCGGCACTGACCCGGACGGATTTCATGCCGGAGGGTATGACCATCGCTCAGGCGTCAGAAACCTACCGCTCCATGTTCCAGGATTTTGATGAAGAAAAATTCCTGCGGCTGATTCAGGAACTGGATTTAAAGCCAACGCTTCGGATTGATCGTCTGAGCAAAGGGATGAAGAGCAAGTTTGCCCTGGCTCTGGCTGTGTCGCGCCGCGCCCGGCTGATTGTGCTGGATGAACCGCTGGAAGGCGTGGATCCGGTGGCCCGGGAAGAGATCCTGGATCTGATTGCCGCCGGCTTCTCGCCGGAGTCTACGATCCTGGTCACCAGTCATCTGATCCATGAACTGGAGCGGCTGCTGGACGAAGTGTATTTTATCCGGGATGGACAGGTTCGGGCTATGGGGGATGTGGAAGCCATTCGGGCAGACCGTCAGGTTTCCCTGGATGAGCTGTACCGGGAGGTTTATCGGAAATGATGAGTTTAATGAATTATGAAATG is a window from the Clostridiaceae bacterium HFYG-1003 genome containing:
- a CDS encoding ABC transporter ATP-binding protein; its protein translation is MINISNVTKRYQRTPALVDATLTLAPGKVIGLLGPNGSGKTTLLRILTGELRADGGTIELDGQPLSHQSKARISALTRTDFMPEGMTIAQASETYRSMFQDFDEEKFLRLIQELDLKPTLRIDRLSKGMKSKFALALAVSRRARLIVLDEPLEGVDPVAREEILDLIAAGFSPESTILVTSHLIHELERLLDEVYFIRDGQVRAMGDVEAIRADRQVSLDELYREVYRK
- a CDS encoding GntR family transcriptional regulator, translated to MFQFLDGIPIYQQIAGELKRRLICGQLVPGAKLPSVREIAEEFKVNPNTVQRVYMELEKEGLTYTERGVGTFLREDSFMVDRLKQEEAVKLRARFITEAKKLGLGLDEVIRDIKQEWIGGEKND
- a CDS encoding DUF2220 domain-containing protein; this encodes MKSSIEQRIVNGLLDRLEKSSAYRSGTTSSRRILLKFYDGGITDFPEYDIEQTEVRIQINRAVTALARQGLIHFSWMRGEENHILAKVWLEPERLDEAYALCRRTPKKDILLQVSLDLLELEQVSTSSDWAREYCQDSLTVIEQKGRVPQIVPEDAQDRQDLFAVIKGLAGLGADEMTQRVFSVKILGDSKRFETNVRSRLVRVLRQYLEHDEDAREEDLLRQVGLVRYPEQFEFCGGLTWISGSQRVDFGGLKAGTSLSAEDLKTGSLELQPQIRRILSIENRANYFSYLRDSKRPVELVIYHGGVYSPARKLFFQAVCQAMSKNHPDSAQVEWLHWGDIDYGGFTMLARLRREINPGIQPYRMSLEELQRFETLAQTTTKEYAAKLQSLRERPELTDCKDCIEYLAAYRIRLEQENQLMDPME